The Candidatus Cloacimonadaceae bacterium DNA window GCTGCTGCGCTACCTCCTTAGCATTACGGAGTCAATACGGACTTAGTCCGTAATGACTCCGTATTGATTCCGTAATGCAAAGGGGGAAGAAACGGATTTTTAGGTACAAGATGCCGTCCAACCCAGAAAAACTTTGACAGATAATCCACTTGTCGTTATTGGGTTTTCAGGCAGGTTTCACTCCTCAAAATAGATGGAAACCGCACATCCTCATAAGGAACATAATGCACAAACACATCGAAGCATATCTTTCCCATTTGGAGCCGATATTGGCGCAAAACGGGATCCTCGTCGCCGAGGGTCGCGAGATCGCCTATGGATATCAACTCCGGCTTGAGGACGGCGAAAATCGCATCGTCCTGAACGTATATTATTCTGATAAGAGAGGACTTACTGCCGTGGTGGGTGCTAACGGCGCAAACGCACTCAAGCCCAAAATAGAAACCATCCTATTTAGCCTGCAGGAAACACCCCAAGACGCCGGATTTCACGATTGGGAGAGCTGGATCGGTTCGGACGAATGCGGCAAGGGAGACTATTTCGGTCCCCTGGTGGTGGCGTCATTCTATATGGAAAAAGAGATGGAGAAAGAGCTGCGCGGGCTCGGAGTCTGCGACAGCAAAAGGCTCACGGACGCCCTCATCCTGAAGATCGCACTACAGCTTTATGAACGTTATGCCGCAAATATCTCCTGCGTCCTGCTCAAACCTCCCAAATACAACGAAATCATCGCGGATATGAAGACGCAAAAAAAGAATCTGAACGATCTGCTTGCCTGGCAGCACGGCAAGGCGATCACGGAGCTGGTCTCGAAGCATGAAAACGTGCAAGGCATCCTCGTGGATCAATTTAGCAGCGCCAAAAAAGTGCAAAAACTGTTGGTCGCCGCCAAGATCAAAGCCGCGGTGATCGAAAGACACGGCGCCGAAAGCGATCCTGCCGTCGCGGCGGCTTCCATCATTGCGCGGTATCAGTTCTTGCAAAACCGCAAATCCATGAACCGCTTCTATGGCATGGTTTTGCCCCTCGGAGCTTCCAACAGCGTGATCAGCGCTGCCAACGCTTTTGTGGAAAAGTTTGGTATTTCGCGCCTCGGCGAAGTGGCTAAATTGCATTTCAAGACCACGGAAAAAGTCCGTTAAGTGGAAGATCCCCGCATTCTTGGAGGTCGTTGCGCATTTACTCACAACGGCATCGCAGACTCCTAAAAACAACGGAGATCAAGCTGGGGCAGCAGTGCAACTTGATCAAACGTTTGATCCTCCCAACAGACAAGTCCTTGCTTGAGAC harbors:
- the rnhC gene encoding ribonuclease HIII, coding for MHKHIEAYLSHLEPILAQNGILVAEGREIAYGYQLRLEDGENRIVLNVYYSDKRGLTAVVGANGANALKPKIETILFSLQETPQDAGFHDWESWIGSDECGKGDYFGPLVVASFYMEKEMEKELRGLGVCDSKRLTDALILKIALQLYERYAANISCVLLKPPKYNEIIADMKTQKKNLNDLLAWQHGKAITELVSKHENVQGILVDQFSSAKKVQKLLVAAKIKAAVIERHGAESDPAVAAASIIARYQFLQNRKSMNRFYGMVLPLGASNSVISAANAFVEKFGISRLGEVAKLHFKTTEKVR